The window TGCTTATGTAAATTCTCAAAAGCATACCCTTGTTTAAGAAACTGAGTAATTACATCTTGAAAGAAGTACAGATCTTGTTTTAATTCTTTTAGTTTCATTTACCTTGTACTGAGACTTGCAGTTTTTGTTCCAGAAGGCGACTCCAACCCTTCCCCTGGCTTTGAGGATTTCTCTCTGTTCATTTGTTGTAGTATTGAGTTCAATTCACTAATAACATTAGCCTTTGGGCCTGAGAGAATTGGGCTTTTTACCTCAGTTACATCACCCCATAGCTTGGAGGTCCTTTGCTGTAAAACTTTAGCTGTACTGGGCTGTGCACTgataggaggtgggggtggagcaggtggAGGGATAACAAAGCTATCTACAGTTTCTTCAATTAGAGcatctttgtaaagtgcattgCTTTTGTTGATTATGGGCTTCATTTTTGGCTTAGGAGGTACTGGGGGTTTGTCCACCAGAAACGTTTGCCCATCTGCATAGACTGTACAGGTATCCAAGTTCTCACCACCTTCAGAGGATAAGGTAGAGATGCTGGACACTGTTGAGATAGTGCTGGTTGTCTCTAAGTGATGGTCACTACTAGATCGACTGTCTACCTCCTCAATCCCAGAGTCAGTGACATGATCAAAACTTTCAGGGGGTGGCAGAAATGAGGCAGGCAAACAGTTTGAAAGACCCACTTGTTTTTTACTGTCTAAAGAATTCGTGGATTGGTTGGGGTTAAATGAAGCAGATGTAGgtgttccattttttctttgcttAAGTAAGTCCGTTAGAGCAGAACCTGGAGCTAAACGGTCATCGGGGATATCAAAACTGTTAGCAAATTCTAAGGGAGGAGGTAATGGCTCAGTAAAAATAAATTCTTCATCAATATCAATAGATGCtaaagggggtggagggatgcGAAATGGCAAAATGACAGGGTCATCAACAGAGCTAGCTGCTACAATAGTTTTGCAGGGAGATGCAGGTGGCTCAGGTGTAGCAGATACATTCAACCCACTTTCTGCTTCTTCACTATCTTCTGGCATCTCCGATGGAAAATTGTCTGGATTCATTTCCATTTCAACTCTCTTATCTTCAAGGGTGTCATCAGACTTTGCTGCATCCACAGTATGAACCATTAGTAAACCAGCTGACTTCTGCTGTGAAGTATCCATAATATTTATCagcatgtttttcttttcttcaggcttcttctctttccccatatctgtttcatatttgttttcaGTCTCCTGCCTTCTGAGTGGGCCACGTGTATTTTGCCTGGTAACAGCAGCAGTCACAGGAAATGTTGTTTCAATATTAGATCTCAGCTTTGTATCAATATAAAGTGGTTTATTAAGGTCTGCTTTACCAGTTTCTCCTTTGCCTGGAGTTTGTTGCGTTTGTTCTTTCATGGCTCTATCTCTTGCAGACAGCGCGAGTGCTAGAGGTGAGTTTGGATCTAATAGCTTTCCTGTGAGTGGATGAACATAATTATCCGAACTGGACACATTAACGGTCTGAGTTGCAACCATATCGTTTTCAGTAACTTTTTTTATGGATGAAGAGTTTAATGTCCTTTCATCACTTTCATTGCTAGGTTCACTGCTATTAAAAAGATTTTCAGATTCTCTAGGTGCAGGAACCGGAGAAGGTGACATAACTTGCCTAAAACTATCTTCATTACTAAACGTGTCCTCATCAGTAAATTTAGATTGCCTCATACGTGGTATTGGGGGCAACAGGCCAACATCCTCATCTCCCAAATCTGTAGAAAGGAAAGCTGGAGAATTACGCCTAGCTTCTAATCTCTTTTCCCTGTCCCTCACTGCTCCAGCAATGGCCGCTGCAAATGGACTACTGACGTTTAAATTATCATCAGGTCTGAGCTGTCCAGGCTGCTCTGAAGACTGAGGGTCAATCTCCATACTGCTTCCTTGGCTACTTTTCCCACTACTGCTGGTAGATGGTTCTTTCACAATAATTGTTGGAATTGGAATAGAACAGGTCTTTTCTGGACTATCCTCAACATTAGACTGTTTCACTAGCATTCCCTTCCGCCTTGCTGGTTTGGCTGGCACGTAAACTGCTTTGCTTGCTATTTTCCCAACTTCAGAATATGGGTTTTCTGGCATCTGACCCCTCTTGTTTCTGAAGTTTGCCTGCAACGCAGCATTCCTACTATACAAGTCCTCAGAATCTAGAGAATAGCGGTCCAGTTCTCTTCTGTAATACATCCCTTTGTCCCTCATTATTGTTCCCATATGTTCAGAtctacctgaagaaacctttgaACCTGAATTCTGATTAAATGCAGGTTTTATTGTTCCATAGCTTCTTGATGTTGGAGATTTGGGAGAGTTAtaaagggagggagaaggaggtggtGGTGAAGGGGGTAGAGACTGTGGTGGAGGGGGGATATCTTCAGAAGTGTCTGGCATGGACAGACTTCTGGTAAATTTCAACATAGGAGGAGCCAAAAATTGACGTTCTTCCTCTGTTATTCCTAAGAAAATGAATAAagggaaaactttaaaaatctgcAGTATAATTAAATACAGTGTTATATTTTTCCACTAAAGATATGACCCTAAggaaatgtctacacagcccgcaggagcgagcctcccagcccaggtcaacagatttgggctagcagggctcatgctactgcactaaaaatagctgtgtagacagcattTTGAAATTGTGGCTTGGGTTGGAGcgcaggctctgaagcccacccttCCCCCCTCTGTAAGCTTCAGAGTTAGAGcaacaacttcaaagcactgtttacacagctatttttagagtactAGGGTGAACCCTGCTAGCCCAAGTTTGTTGACCTGAGTAGGTAGGCTTGCTTCTGTgggctgtatagacatacccaaagatgCTACAGCAATTTTGCATGGCATGGAGCAGATCTGAAATAATAAACCATGGCTGGCTTGTTGATTCCTGCTCATTAAAAGTTCTCTAATTGTTGAATTTCCATAAAGCCATATGGTAGTATTAAAGAGGAGTGAAACAGCAACAAAaccgtttcagagtagcagctgtgttagtctgtatccgcaaaaagaaaaggagtacttttggcaccttagagtttctaaggtgccaaaagtactccttttcttaaagctgaACTGATTACTGATTGTAGGCAAATGCTTTTGTTTGATGTACCTTCGGAGCCAATATATTACTCTTCAAAAGAAAGTGAAAGTATGAAAAAAAGACAAACTACTCAAAGCAACATTAAAGATTCTGTATGAGTGTGAGCTAATTGCATAGAAGGGAATTTTCTCTGAAATGTGTCAAGAAGGCAAGGCATTCTTATACAGAGAAACTGTGTTTCTGACTCTAGCAATCCAGAAACACACAAAGTAATGCTATGCTTACACAGCAAGTACAATATTAAAGCATTTCTGGGAATTTTGCCTGTATTGTTTTAGTAAAAGGAATATAGAGAACCATCAATATTACAtaaaaagtgacattttaattttggataacatttttcaaatgcaattaagtgatgtaggagcctaagtccccttttcaaaagtgttttaggcacttaggaacctCTTAAGTCCCTTAGATGTTTTAGAGAATGTTAACCGCTGATACAGAGGGTCTCAACCTATTTActattgtgggccgcatatgcagctctctctgttatatgggccacatccacacagtATATACACTACCTTAATGGCCCTGATggtgtcacatgggccacagctgtgtgctgattgggctgcaggcAGCCCAGAGGTTCAGAACCACAGCTCTATGTAATAAAAGTAATTTATGATTTTACTCAAAGAGGAAGGCATTTTGTATAAAAGGTGGCTATGCCATAAGACAATATCTGGAAATATTGTGTGTATTTTGCTGAACAGCTTTACACAAGCACAATGCTTATAATTAGTTCAGAAATACCTTGAGTAAAGTAGATCAATTTTAACAGCAAATGCACCAAAAACTaagttttcccccctccccccaataaaaaggataattttgaatttaaaaagtgAGCTTATTTTATACATCTGACCAGTAGGATGCATATCACACCTTGCATAGCACATGATGGTATTTTCATGTCAATAAAAACATCTGGATGACTCTTAGCTATAGTTGATTTATGACAATAGATCTTCCTCGATTCTTTTTCTTTGCACTTTCAAAATTCTGGCCTTCCTTGTTAAAGGCAATTTTCCATAGCTATTACAACCCCACAACACTTGCCTAAAGTGATCAAAGCAAAACATGGAAGTTGTACTAGTTTTCAGGCAAACTGATTTGGTTTTTGAGCTTTGAATCAGAACTAATGAGTCAATTAAGTTGAAGAAAAATGGAGTCAAAATGTTTTAAGCAAGAACAGAAGTTAATAAAAGGTGCCAAATGAATGCATGTGTAGAATTTACATGAGAAAAATTTTACCTATAGATTTTTGTCTTCTCATTGTACTCCGAGGTATACCTAGAAAAAGACCTTGAGGAGTCCCAGGTACAGTAGGTGGCATCACAGCAATACCCTGTCTATCGTACATGGactatgaaacaaaacaaaaacgttATGTACAAAAGGGCAATGTTAGAGAGAGACACCATAAGAAAAATAATTCATCTCCTGTTCCACGTACTACTTTGTTGTTCATCTTAAATAGTCAGTGGTCAAATAAAATTATCTATTCTTCTACCACATTTTAAGGGTAAATTTGAAGGTATAACAAGCAATCGCATTTCTGTTTATCTCCCTCCTAAAAACATTGCCACAAACTGCACCGTTGTTCAAGTCACCCTGCACCTACATCTGGGTTCCAATATTTTGACATAGAAGAGAGACCTTAAATTTTCTAGGTGTAGTGTGTTAAATACTCAGAGTTCTAAATCTGCTTATACTACGCGGacgagtagccccactgatttcaaatgaaattatttgtgagactcagaatttggtcctaaacttatattttgattttatgaaGTTGAAGAGTTTTGACAAGGAAATTATAGTTGAATAGCATGGTTTAGCATGATCATcaggaacagaacagaacaggatCTCAGCATTTCAGAAATAGTGTTTTTATGGAAAGATGTGTGTCTTCTTCAAGTGGTCTCACCATTGAATCAGAAATATTCGAGATCAAGTAGACAGAATTAGTGACAGCAGTTTCCTACCTAGGCTTATTCTGGGCCTAGATGCTTGTAGGGTATTCATTATAGCCAGAGCGGGGAGTGCTGCCAACAGTTAAGGCTACCTGTTTATAACTGCCAACTTTAACCAACTTTTCTGGGATGAACTTTCCTATGCTAGCTGTCTGACTCattctgaaattttatttttttttaaaaggaagtttcAGCTACTACGGTTCAGTTATTTTCAAGAACAAGGATAGGGGAAAACACAtagttttgcccatgttaaaaaaatgttcaaCTATATAATTAGGAAGCTCCAGGTCCTCCATGCTTTGCagaagggacttgaaatttggcagggggacaccctggTGTCAGTGATGCACCTTTTGCCGTCTCTCTGAAACTCCACACAAATTTGGCCAGGTTCTCCAAACACTGTAGTTTGCagatgctcagtagagacttgttagagctTGGCAGTTACTGAACAGTCTTCCATATTTCGTGTGCACTGCCATTCTCCAGGCCAGGGGCTGagaaggactttccctgcaattgctccttaCTGCTGCCTGGGGCCCATTGTGGTGCCGAATATGGAAAATGGGAGCAGGAAAACTATCCTGCAGTCTTAATGCTCCCCCTGCTTGCAGGCAGGCAAGTGATGAGAAGGAAGAAGCTGCTTGACTGGAATGCAGAGGGGGAGGAATAGGAAAGTGGTGTTACAGGAGCAAGGAGGGAGGAGCCATGGGACTccggtgggagggggcaggagcaggatgAGTTGGGTGAGTAGGACAGAGCAGGAAGGGGCAAGAAAGAGAggttaagatttttaaaatataattatgcaATAAATTGACAATTAAaatggggagggagctgggacaATTAAAAAATAGAGATACATCAGGTGGCTGTTATCAAACAGTTGAAGGAGAGACAGAAAGCCATCTTATTTTCCAGTCAGCGTGGAATACATGCAGATCAACAGAAGAAATTACTCCTTGTAAAATAGATTGTGGGCACATCTCAGAACATGGAATAATCAGTAGTCTTCCCCTTTCTCATTAGTGTTTAGCCCGCTTCTAGGGCACCCCTGATCCTCAAGGGGTAAAGCCCTTAATTCTTCCCTCCTCTCTCAATGGGCCTGGGTTCTTTGCACTTGGTGCCTtcacctgggctccagcccagtgcAAAACTAACAGACATTTGGCATTACAATGTATAGTTACAGGGAATCTAGGACCAGACAGACTATAAGGATATACAACATGTTATTCCTTGAAAAGATAGGGGTAAATTGAGGATGGCCTCAAGCCCCAGCTGTCTCCAAGTGCAGGGAAGGCCTAGTGGACTCAGCTGGCAGTCAGCCCTCCAAGGCGCAGTGGAGTCTTAGGGCTCAGTCTCTTCTTTGTGGAGCTGGGTTCTCCAGATCAACCCCCCTAGTTAAGACACACAAAATGGCATCTCCCTCTGTGCTGCAGATAACAACTCCAGTACTGCTTCCTCTTTAGCTACTGTAACCTGACTCCGGTAACCATTTGTGGTTCACCAAACCCTTGAGGAGGAAGGATAAGGGGCTCTATTATTTTTGGGATCAGGAGGGGGGCTATGTTAGCATGGCAGCTGAACACCTTCCCAAAAAATGATTGTCTGCAACTCACTAAAAGACATTGCCGCTTATCCTAAATCTGTATCCCCCCGATCTGTCTAACAATGTACAGGTTGTCCTCCAAGTGCCTCATAATGGATTTGTGatttttatcctcacaatacgcttttgaggtaggaaagtactattatccctattttacagatggggaacttaaGTAGAGAGATACTagggctcagatccacaaagatatttcAGCACCTAATTCTCCTTGAGAATCtaggcttaagtgacttgcctaaggtcacataagaagtcttcggCTGAATCAGGAACTGAACCAGGGTCTcttaagtcccagtccagtgccccatcCTTCCTACTTGTAGACGTCACAAACCTACTTATTTTCTACAATACTGCTGATACAATTCTGAACACTCTGGaattccttcctctgcagctgacAAGAGCGAAGCGTATGAATAAGGATTGGTGCTACTTCAGTGGGAAATAAATGCAGCTAGACAGtagggaaaaattattttttcctcataAGACTTTACAACCAGTGGAAGCAAACTCAGATTTGAGGGTGTCTACATTTGGAACTGGGAGCGTAATTCCCAGATGAAGGAGAAACACCCaagctagctctgatcaagctagtgctctaaaaattgAGCGTGGCCACAAAGGAACAAGCACCCAGAAGCGCTAGCTGCCCCAAGTGTGTGCCTACCATCTCCGATTGGTATGTACTCGGGGCATCTAGCACTCTATTTTTAAGGCATTAACTCAATCAGCGCTAGTGTGGGTGTCTTTTCTTGAGCTAGTAATTACACGCACTAACTAGCTTTCCAGGATATAGCATTTCAGTCGTTCGTGCTTTTTATAGCATTACTGCTATctcctccccttataaattactCAACTTTATctattcaaaaccaaaacaagcaATGTTGTTGGGAGTAAATAAACCCAGTAATGAAACAAGGATTAGGTTTATTGTCAATGACGAAGCTTAGAATGGTGATAAAGAATAATCATAATGATTAACTACATTTATAAACCCCCCATTGCTGGTGTATACATAACAGCATGGCAACTAGTGTGCATAAAAAGACTGGACTTACTAAAGCAGTACTAACTAGAACCACAGCTTCATAAGTGAAAGCAAGAATTTAGGAACCACCACGTACATTTATATCTGTAGCTGAAGGAAAGCATCTACTGGAAGGCCGCGGTTTAATCGTTGCCACTCTTGAGTCCACAGTTACATTGTCTGTAATTCTTGATGGCTTGGAAACTGGTACAATTTCATCCACTTTATCTGTAACATAAAAGTATTcactaaaataaatataatttgtcCAAAGACTGAAAATCTAAATATTGCAAGGTCAAAGGAAgagttttacttttcaaaaaatgcaaagaaaaagggtggcttttttttttggcattttaaCAAGGCAATGCTTGAGCATCAAAAGTCGTGCAAGCCGAGCACTTATTTATTGCTGCTGCGTAACATGCATGCTTTAGTTTTAAGCCTGCATGCATTTAATGTTTACTTAGTGTGACTCGAAAAACAATCCTCTTCTTcaaaccttcaaaatgtgaagGGAGAATATCTATATAGAAACGGAAAGAAGACCTTTAGAGATAATGAACCCATAGAGCACTATTTCACATAGCGATAAGCAGACAGTACTTAGTCACCAGAATTTCAGTGATATTTTGAACAACAAGTACTTCAAAAGTGCTCTTTGTGTCTATTCTTCTTCTCCAGTAATTACTTTCTAATCTATTCATCATGTCAGTCTATTAGACAATATAACTTAGCATTATTGGAAACTGCTCCATGTCTCTCTGTTTAATTAAACTTTAAATATGCTTTATATTAGTTTTGGTTAAAACTACCATATTTGTGGTCAGAAATGGGCCCAATAGGCAAAGTTCCAATCTGGATCAAAACTTTCCCAATGCTGGGGAACAGTGGTTCAGAACTGGGATTCTGATTTAGCATGCTATATAGTGATAGGAACCATCTGTGAACATGTGAGATCCCTCAAAGTTCAGGAGTGTTTGGACCCAGGCCCAGCTCCAGTTGTGACTATAAACCAAATGCAGCAGTAATACTATTGAATATATTTAGCACTAATATAACGCCTTAAGTCCAAGGATCTCAAATCACTATGCAATCAACCATAGTCTTACAACTCCCTTATTACAGgttgggaaattgaggcacagagtaaTTAAGTTACTTGCCTAAGGCCACTGAGTCATTCAATCTCTGAACTTGGACTAGAATCCAAAACTTATACTCTAACCAATAGCCTTCCGCACTGCCCCTTTCACCTTATCTTTTGTTCCTGTGAAGTCTCAGACTGCTGACTGGCACTAAATGTACTACCCCCAGGCTGGTAGTCATGCTAAGCTAGGatggcatttttctttttaatttctctaaAGCAATAGGGCACCAGTCACGCAACCTATGTGTATTCTCAGAAAAAATGTACTAGAACCAACTAGAAGTGATTCCTTAGCCTGGTAGCTCCTCTTGTCTCAGGCTTCCACAACTTAAAATTTTTACAAGCCACACCTTACTTTTCAGGAGTTAAGTATGGTATGTCTTTGTATGGTACGGTAAGGTTTGATAATTTAGTTTAGGAGAAAATAAAACTAGCGCATTAGGTTATTACTGACTTAAAAACAGCTAGAAGTGGCACCACTATGCAAAGTATCAAATTTGAGCTTGATCCCTCACTGGAAAAACAGCTACGCTCAGACTCTAGGAGTGTGGTAAGGGACAGGAAGTAGGCAAGAGGAAGAAAGATGGTCTCTCCCTAACCAGCAGCTTTGGCTGGTGCAGAAATGGAAGAATTATATTCAGCCTTCTCTGGTTGGGAAGACACTTGTTTTGGGAGAGGAGACTTTTGGAGCACTGGGTgacagggagagagcaggagaggaaCAGCTGCTAGAATTATTAAGTTGAACATTGTAGGTGGTTGGCTTACTTGGAAGTGTTACTGTCTGCTTTCCACTGGAATTAGtattacattttttgtttgttttatttattttcatataatAGACCATccagggagaggagaaaaaaaaaacacgctTAAAACCTTcacaagcaaataaaataaacattaaaaaaatcacattccaTATGGTCTTAACAGTAATTCAAACTGTGCACTTTTCAGAAGAAAATACCTGTAACCTTCTGATGGGCAAAAGGTATCAGAAAGCCATGGGTTTAGCCTTAAGCATTTGAGctacacagaaaaaaatattgctaGATTGCAGAATCAAGTTTAGGGGTATCTACCATTGATTGTAACAAGGGCATGGGAATTTCATGTTACATCTCTCCAGCCCTTTATATGATCCTAGAAGGCCAAACACTTGTTCTTGGGATCCAGACAGAGGGGTGTTTTGGGGACTGAAGCCCTAGACACCCAAAATCTGTAAATAACAAATATACCATATAAAAACATATTCCCTTTATTTTGAACAGACACATAACCATACACCTATTCAGACAACAAAAAAACTACAGGGAAAGAATGATGAGGCTATGACAGACACTTGAAAAGCATGGAAATATTCATTTAGGGGATGAAACATACATACTCTCCAACTGTACTGATTTTGCAAGACAATACTGGAAGTCAGATCTTAGTATTTGACCTGACCACAATATCAGTTTGTACAGATTTCCTAACAAAATCTGATATTGCTACCACATCAGCTTGTGGGGAACTTTATTCTTTGTGATTTTACAGCTTTAATGTTGTCAGCTCCTCAGTCCTTCTCACCCTATAGCTGCTCCCATTCCAATTGTATTTGGTTCCTTTCCAGGCATAGCTGAGAACAGCTGAAGCAagttggagtggggagggagaagttGATATGATTAAGTTGTTttacaaaaaaatctttttaggGGCTTCTTGCACCTAGCTGTGGTTCCAACTGCAGTACAGGCAGAGTTGCTAATGCTGCCCAACTTGTCCTTTTGCACTGCTGTCTTTGATCAGAGCACAAATGTAGAACAGTAAGATGGCATTTTAAAACTAGAACAAAAATTTTGAAGCTTCCAAAGCAGCTAGGGTGTGTGTGGGATGAAGTAAAAGTAATCCAAAATGGCAGCAGCTACATGGCGGGTCCTGCAGAATATACCAGAATCTTAATATATGGCCCCCACATTCCACCACACTTTTAAAGTGACAGCACtatgtaaataaatacattttcattaTAATATTAGATATGTGCTACCTACGTCAAGAGTCAACTGGCCTTTTCTTGACTTCTATGTAATTCCACAATAAACTCatccaaaagaaataaaaagtagaTATTTAGGACAAATTTTTCAAAGGGCTGTGCCCTTAAAATAGGTTGTTCATGTCCGCAGTAGTAGTGCGCAAGCCATGTTTGGGCCAGTAATGCATTTTCAAAAGGCAGCACACTGGAACACTTTTTGTCAACTTTGCTAGTGGacttctcctcccccatctccttttttgtgttttgacatatttttGTAATATGTATTCTTGCACCACTAAGAGGGGCTCTCATATGATGTTActggaaatgtatttatttatgagGCTacctatataaacaaacaaaatttagAAGAGGCACAGATGGGGTGCAAATGAAATGCAGGTGCAAGAATTTACACCTGGCATGAGTGGTGTGTTGGCGGCATGGCCAAGAAAGTGGACCAAAATGGAATTCTTAAAGGGTGAGCGCCCACATGCAGTTGGTCATAGGAGAAATATTTTGAATTAGAAAATGTATCTGCAACATGCCTACACCAGGGGTCAGCCCACACCAGTGACATTTCATCATTAACCCAGTCATTTAGCAAAATGCAGCCACAGGCAAAACAAACTGTTATGAGGAGCAGTTTGTGGCTAGTTTGTAGAATAGTAAAATGTTTCCTGCTCATATTTTGACCAACTTCAGTCTcagagaaggggaaagggaagaggagtaTCCACTGGCTCAGCAGCCAGAGCACACACCCAAATGCATCCATAGGACAGGATTTTTAGGCCAAAGATTAACGTTCAACATTTGTCAGAGGAGAAATTCAGTATGCTTGACAATCAAACTCTCCtgaattttaatgaaaactttCATGGGGATCTGGAGAGTCAAACACAGGTGCCATGCTACACCTGTGATAGTTACAGACACCACTGCTCAAGGGGCTCTTGATAACTGGAACCTTTCAGAGGACCACAGAGATATCACAAGTATAAGCCAGTCTGATGCCTCTGCATGCATGCAGCAATTTCTGAGTGCCACTGTATTAAATTTCCCCGAGAGAGGCAGCACCAACAGTCATAAAATAATTGTCTTCCAAAGTGCATTTTCTGTATGTCCTGTGTGCTACTGATCGCACCTATATTCTGCTCAGGGCACCCTCCCCTCAGGAAATTAGATGGCCTAATGGGACGAGGAGGAGTTCCATTCTATCTGTGTGCAGGTCATTTGTGATGCAAAAGTTTAATCACAGAGGTAGTAGCACAGTGCCCAACAGCATGTCATGACTCTTACATTCTCAGGAGGTCTGGCTGCTAGGTAAGTAGCATTGTTATGTTTAAATTAATATCTGTGATATTACtagggatggtgtcccctcaataatatatttatttgttgAAGAAAATGGTACTTATCCCATAAAGACATGGTGAATGACTCCTGTTCCAAATTCCCTGACTCTCTCAGAGGAAAATTATTATGCTGCCCACCCATCAAGCCACCAGATGCATCGAAGAAGGAACTCTGAAAATGAGAGTCAGGTGCCCAGTGGCACATTACTGTACAGGCCCCACAATATACCATATAATCCTGGCAAGACTGCATATTACACAACATAGCCAAGAGATGTGGATTAGCTCCACCTGAAGGGCTAGAGATTGACCTTGTCAGACCCACAGAGGATAAGAATGATCATGATCCAAAAAGGCACTTCCAGGCTAACCCCAACACCTCAGGCCAGCATGCCAGAAACACCAGGCAAAGACTGATTGAACACAGTTTCTGAGGCTAGTATTGCCAAGACCTGTATACTTACCACCAAGTCCATAATGTTTGCTCAGAGGGGATGGAGGTAATGGAGAAAAAAAACTCAAAAAACAGCTGCCTCAAGAAATGACTTGTATTTGTAAGAAAAGCAATGAATGCCTGGCACAGTGTAAAAAAATGCTCCCATGA of the Eretmochelys imbricata isolate rEreImb1 chromosome 6, rEreImb1.hap1, whole genome shotgun sequence genome contains:
- the SHANK2 gene encoding SH3 and multiple ankyrin repeat domains protein 2 isoform X7, producing the protein MKSLLNALTKKEVPFREAPTYSNRRRRPQSTLAAPRVLLRSNSDNNLNINNIPDCSASSSASSHRSLSPHLLQQMQNNPNGTVKAVGSYTPSSRSRSPSLNRVGEDAKRQQHRHISAGYNPSANKDAIAALDYQGPKRKLYSAVPGRLFIVVKPYQPQGEGEIHLHKGDRIKVLSIGEGGFWEGSTRGLVGWFPADCVEEVQCKPNESKPETRTDRTKKLFRHYTVGSYDSFDALSDCIIEEKAVVLQKKDNEGFGFVLRGAKADTPIEEFTPTPAFPALQYLESVDEGGVAWQAGLRTGDFLIEVNNENVVKVGHRQVVNMIRQGGNHLVLKVVTVTRNLDPDDTARKKAPPPPKRAPTTALTLRSKSMTSELEELDKVDEIVPVSKPSRITDNVTVDSRVATIKPRPSSRCFPSATDINSMYDRQGIAVMPPTVPGTPQGLFLGIPRSTMRRQKSIVFPLFIFLGITEEERQFLAPPMLKFTRSLSMPDTSEDIPPPPQSLPPSPPPPSPSLYNSPKSPTSRSYGTIKPAFNQNSGSKVSSGRSEHMGTIMRDKGMYYRRELDRYSLDSEDLYSRNAALQANFRNKRGQMPENPYSEVGKIASKAVYVPAKPARRKGMLVKQSNVEDSPEKTCSIPIPTIIVKEPSTSSSGKSSQGSSMEIDPQSSEQPGQLRPDDNLNVSSPFAAAIAGAVRDREKRLEARRNSPAFLSTDLGDEDVGLLPPIPRMRQSKFTDEDTFSNEDSFRQVMSPSPVPAPRESENLFNSSEPSNESDERTLNSSSIKKVTENDMVATQTVNVSSSDNYVHPLTGKLLDPNSPLALALSARDRAMKEQTQQTPGKGETGKADLNKPLYIDTKLRSNIETTFPVTAAVTRQNTRGPLRRQETENKYETDMGKEKKPEEKKNMLINIMDTSQQKSAGLLMVHTVDAAKSDDTLEDKRVEMEMNPDNFPSEMPEDSEEAESGLNVSATPEPPASPCKTIVAASSVDDPVILPFRIPPPPLASIDIDEEFIFTEPLPPPLEFANSFDIPDDRLAPGSALTDLLKQRKNGTPTSASFNPNQSTNSLDSKKQVGLSNCLPASFLPPPESFDHVTDSGIEEVDSRSSSDHHLETTSTISTVSSISTLSSEGGENLDTCTVYADGQTFLVDKPPVPPKPKMKPIINKSNALYKDALIEETVDSFVIPPPAPPPPPISAQPSTAKVLQQRTSKLWGDVTEVKSPILSGPKANVISELNSILQQMNREKSSKPGEGLESPSGTKTASLSTRSTEVMSTVSGTRSTTITFTVRPGPSQPITLQSRSPDYDSRTSGVRHAPSPVVSPTEINKDIMPAPLTPAASASSPSPTLSDVFSLPSQPPSGDLFGLNTGRSRSPSPSILQQPISNKPFTTKPVHLWTKPDVADWLESLNLGEHKETFMDNEIDGTHLPNLQKEDLIDLGVTRVGHRMNIERALKQLLDR